A stretch of Scheffersomyces stipitis CBS 6054 chromosome 2, complete sequence DNA encodes these proteins:
- the RAD15 gene encoding DNA-dependent ATPase of the nucleotide excision repair factor 4 complex (go_funtion DNA binding; ATP binding; nucleic acid binding; helicase activity) — protein MTRSHHSKKSALQHVVEITNDIEKLVSVGTLSFFNVPLEISDLGGLTVDQDSNNDTNSCDNRFSSWKWLDISFFLYLCSCRGIGLNPLIHGLHFLIMHRFAMATFNTYKVKIRNGYMTIFKVRLYCVPADVRGFRYIHEWRNSKPRVHLNEKNYKKYWSTLLQYLDYSVAGWHIPQYEVGIGQFVKQNSILIDMKANASSNVDLTSVETLNYHIHRWTSNNKCEPFRATSNVTHKSKTLADRIQDIYNGISSPDVSVYQKKSVEERGTTPNSKEVLVQLLNSRNTGDSQIDGVKTELYTFQIRSIAKMYEKEVFPQKALSPNFVELRSPSNGFKFYFHLQSYFVHIEPEIYSLPRGGILAENMGLGKTLICLSLICLTKNDISQIPNDLLIHDPMEEPELQELILDENDILRPINAPRPQQVKSLSELCKQCVNQNSLPWRYYASDLPQSVVQALLKDPGYFQIPLVNKEYESQFSQRSRKPSTRQSSKIEEGYSFRTLFLCNTTLIIVPDNLFHQWNTELNKHIQPGFLSKLFISSQFRKEIITSRGTYTNVSSKDPRDLIKYDLVIMTHSYLARQFGELSSEENPLNKIYWKRLIIDEGHSMNSKSSKTSNLCKVMQAERRWAVTGTPTSGLTKLYMDEEQNETDSATASPKKKSKYVVKSSFNEKEDLVKLGTIVGNFLKIEPFHSRPKLWTKEVIQPLVSKVYGSDVSLSNLLNAIVVRHNSQDIESDLKLPQLHHEAVYIEPSYHNKISINLFTAVLAVNAVSSERTDIDYMFHPSNRQQLRRLITNLQRATFHWTGFQQDDVETLIHICNVSLKKRRANGQSVYDNYDVELLMKSLEAAKFALSNTRWRTSALLHEMNYFVTGLPDAFIKSFGTGMVERIIEGEHDDIGVFGAPHLNAIQEFYYKNRFLVMEDEELLKSKLEFASKPFWASYWIDSVRRNNERFKKQDQNQNFESNVKNGAIANAINVPDVVRDYTPEYVMETAKFSTPRRNSVSKKSQISPKNELTEDGLSGLVITKEVHSGFSIRNENIRASIREARILGTASAKLSYLGSRLLEHQRNKIKSLIFFEFEDSAYYLTELLDVLGVNYILYATFINPAERARNLSLFSEYITDEQGGITLIMDLRLAAHGLTIVEATHVYFMSPVWQRSIEAQAIKRAHRIGQTKDVHVETLVLRGTLEEEIYKRRTSNTDDNEEDEGSKRKYVIDDTGMQEYILRHRFLDYSITETEYAPFVSPTTMHTNNDVEEEDSEFSLLNHRGLVVETNRHGFLHNWDMFLFTNDNLTKFNKLKAEKAQKEHVESLYMDRFVQSETKPIKATRKRLTIKIDKDIPSKKVRF, from the exons ATGACACGCTCACATCATAGCAAGAAATCTGCACTTCAACACGTGGTTGAAATCACCAATgacattgaaaaattggttTCTGTTGGGACATTgtcatttttcaatgtGCCTCTAGAGATTTCTGATCTAGGAGGATTAACAGTAGA TCAAGATAGCAATAATGACACAAACAGCTGTGATAATCGATTTTCCAGTTGGAAATGGTTGGATATCagcttctttctctatttGTGTCTGTGTCGTGGAATTGGTTTGAATCCACTTATCCATGGATTGCATTTTCTTATAATGCATCGATTTGCAATGGCTACCTTCAATACATACAAAGTTAAGATAAGAAATGGATACATGACAATATTCAAGGTACGTCTATATTGTGTACCGGCGGACGTAAGAGGTTTCCGCTACATTCATGAATGGAGAAACAGCAAGCCTCGAGTTCATCTCAATGAAAAGAACTACAAGAAGTACTGGAGCACACTTCTACAGTATCTCGATTATTCTGTAGCCGGATGGCATATTCCCCAGTACgaagttggaattggacAATTTGTCAAACAGAATCTGATCTTGATAGATATGAAAGCCAATGCAAGTTCAAATGTGGACTTAACTTCCGTAGAAACTCTTAACTATCATATTCATAGATGGacttccaacaacaaatgCGAGCCATTTCGAGCAACATCCAATGTTACACATAAAAGCAAAACACTAGCAGATCGAATTCAAGATATTTACAACGGTATATCATCTCCAGATGTTAGTGTctaccagaagaaatcagtagaagaaagGGGAACTACgccaaattcaaaagaaGTACTAGTACAACTCCTCAATAGTAGAAATACAGGCGACCTGCAAATTGATGGTGTCAAAACAGAACTCTATACATTTCAAATCCGTTCGATAGCCAAGATGTATGAAAAGGAAGTGTTTCCGCAAAAAGCACTTTCCCCTAACTTTGTAGAGTTGAGGTCTCCTTCAAATGGTTTTAAGTTCTACTTTCATTTGCAAAGCTACTTTGTCCACATTGAACCAGAAATATACCTGTTGCCTAGAGGAGGAATATTGGCAGAGAATATGGGTCTCGGAAAAACTCTCATATGTCTTAGTCTTATTTGCTTAACGAAGAATGACATTTCTCAAATTCCAAATGATCTATTGATTCATGACCCTAtggaagaaccagaatTGCAAGAGTTAATACtagatgaaaatgacatCTTGAGGCCGATCAATGCTCCACGTCCACAGCAAGTCAAATCTTTGAGCGAACTTTGTAAACAATGTGTGAATCAAAACTCCTTGCCTTGGCGATATTATGCTAGTGATCTTCCTCAATCTGTTGTTCAAGCCCTTCTAAAAGATCCTGGTTATTTTCAGATACCATTGGTTAATAAAGAGTACGAATCGCAATTTTCTCAAAGACTGAGAAAACCTTCTACAAGACAGAGTCTGAAAATCGAAGAAGGATACAGTTTCAGGACTTTGTTCTTATGCAATACTACATTGATTATCGTACCAGACAACTTGTTCCACCAGTGGAATACAGAATTGAATAAGCACATTCAGCCCGggtttcttctgaagttaTTTATTTCAAGTCAATTTCGCAAAGAGATTATCACATCAAGAGGAACATATACCAATGTTAGTCTGAAAGATCCACGAGATCTCATCAAATATGATTTGGTAATTATGACACATTCATATCTTGCTAGACAGTTTGGTGAGTTGCTGCTGGAAGAAAATCCCCTTAACAAAATCTACTGGAAAAGATTAATCATAGATGAAGGACATAGCATGAATTCTAAGTCTTCCAAGACCAGCAATCTCTGTAAAGTAATGCAAGCCGAACGACGTTGGGCAGTTACTGGTACGCCAACATCAGGATTGACCAAGTTGTATATGGATGAAGAGCAGAATGAGACAGATTCGGCGACAGCCAgtccaaagaagaagagtaaaTATGTTGTGAAATCGCTGTTCAATGAAAAAGAGGATTTGGTGAAACTTGGAACTATAGTTGGAAATTTTCTCAAGATTGAACCTTTTCATTCACGTCCCAAGCTATGGACAAAAGAGGTTATTCAACCATTAGTGTCAAAAGTCTATGGATCAGACGTAAGTTTATCTAATCTACTCAATGCTATTGTCGTGAGACATAATTCTCAGGACATCGAAAGTGACTTGAAACTTCCACAGTTGCACCATGAAGCTGTCTATATTGAGCCATCCTATCATAACAAgatttccatcaacttATTCACTGCTGTGCTCGCTGTGAATGCggtttcttcagaaagaacagATATCGACTACATGTTCCATCCGTCTAATAGACAACAGCTTAGACGTTTGATAACGAATTTGCAGAGAGCTACGTTTCACTGGACAGGATTTCAGCAGGACGATGTAGAAACTCTCATTCACATTTGTAATGTATCTttaaagaaaagaagggCTAATGGTCAGTCGGTATATGACAACTATGACGTGGAATTACTCATGAAATCTCTAGAAGCGGCCAAGTTTGCGTTGAGTAATACAAGGTGGAGAACATCTGCGTTGTTGCATGAAATGAATTACTTTGTGACGGGATTGCCAGATGCTTTTATCAAGTCATTTGGAACTGGAATGGTAGAAAGAATAATTGAAGGTGAACATGATGACATTGGAGTATTTGGAGCACCGCATTTGAATGCCATTCAGGAGTTCTACTATAAGAATCGATTCTTGGTCatggaagatgaagaattgttgaaactGAAGCTTGAATTTGCGTCGAAGCCGTTCTGGGCGTCTTACTGGATAGACAGCGTTCgaagaaataatgaaaGGTTCAAAAAACAGGATCAGAACCAAAATTTTGAATCTAATGTTAAGAATGGGGCTATAGCGAATGCTATAAATGTTCCAGATGTTGTCAGAGACTATACACCCGAATATGTAATGGAGACAGCCAAATTTTCAACACCTCGAAGGAATTCTGTATCAAAGAAATCACAGATCAGTCCAAAGAATGAACTAACCGAAGATGGTTTGAGCGGATTGGTAATCACCAAAGAAGTCCACTCAGGCTTTTCTATTAGAAACGAAAATATCAGGGCCTCTATCAGAGAAGCTCGGATTTTAGGGACTGCTTCAGCTAAGTTGTCATATTTGGGAAGTAGACTCTTGGAGCATCAAAGAAATAAAATAAAGtcgttgatcttctttgaaTTCGAAGACAGTGCTTATTACTTGACAGAATTGCTTGATGTTTTGGGAGTCAACTACATTCTTTATGCTACGTTTATCAATCCGGCCGAGAGAGCAAGAAACTTGTCTCTTTTTAGTGAATATATTACAGATGAGCAAGGTGGTATTACTTTAATCATGGATCTCCGTTTAGCAGCCCATGGGTTAACTATCGTAGAAGCTACACACGTCTATTTTATGAGTCCAGTTTGGCAAAGATCCATAGAAGCTCAAGCTATCAAAAGGGCACATAGAATTGGGCAAACTAAAGATGTCCATGTTGAGACTTTGGTTCTTCGAGGAactttggaagaggaaATTTAtaagagaagaacaagcAATACAGAtgacaacgaagaagatgaaggttcaaaaagaaaatatgTCATTGACGATACTGGAATGCAAGAGTACATTTTGAGACATAGGTTCCTAGACTATAGCATTACGGAGACTGAATATGCTCCTTTTGTTTCGCCTACTACTATGCATACTAATAATGACGTCGAGGAAGAGGATCTGGAATTCTCACTACTCAACCATAGAGgtcttgttgttgaaaccAATAGACATGGTTTCCTACATAACTGGGATATGTTCCTATTCACTAATGACAATCTcaccaagttcaacaagctcAAGGCTGAAAAAGCACAGAAGGAACATGTTGAATCGCTTTACATGGACCGATTTGTCCAATCAGAAACAAAACCAATCAAAGCTACCAGAAAACGACTCACAATAAAAATAGACAAAGATATCCCTTCTAAGAAAGTTAGATTTTAA
- a CDS encoding bile pigment transporter (go_component membrane; integral to membrane~go_funtion ATP binding~go_process transport), whose translation RPLYDPHQNTINPCFLGSVNVVFSAIVGLIAVFQIFNLLWNNKHGPYRIKYSFGSPFGLKSVGIYHLVKINSIILQFVLILSLTILTYTGENVKSFGLVLNTFLLAAVVLPLHIVEVTRSVIPSASLLLYWVGSTFYDFVVVLQDSFSTQKVYIPSENKPLASIIYVLELAILLNSALVLVFELSLYKPSVELVDYFNLNDWDVSSVRNFFSELGFFWLRDTIQDIHETNTVSFDEIPPSPIVDRKLKKIANPSEDDLKLPHFSMFLLLFKIHWAILLRGFIVDSLEMIFSFGQAFLFQRFILYFTNASSANTENGQGEPLIVGFAIATAIFFCAVGRFISFNQFFVCYFVVRSKLQSSLIGFVYNKAIRLSQESRKGKSTGDIVNNLSVDVFEVSELPRLVEAATMPFRLVFSLLALYKIMGPASYSGFVVAAILVPISSKVSSSIWTLYNESMKIRDERTRLTTEILNSIKSIKLYSWEKPMLSRLFSIRNDRELVYAKKIGIFNAAATFLWSCIPFMVSCACLVTFAVLSKAPLVPSVVFPALTLFEILAEPILLLPDLFSQVVEMNVSLKRLRELFLLEELDADIIERTDNSLSKNDSAIEIKNSTFLWSTEPKIESTDPESVVESEGPSNIALDNINFEAKKGQLTCVVGRVGSGKTTLLRSILGEVPAQKNADTSIKVNGSIAYCAQSPWIMNATVKANILFGCKFNKVFYDRTVEACQLTSDFEVLPDGDRTVVGEKGISLSGGQKARIALARAVYSRADVCILDDVLSAVDAHVGKNITKLVLGPEGLLASKTVVLATNAVNVLHQAHEIVLLKKGKITERGNYDEVMARKSDLAALIEEYDDSKDDIKGNADVHVASTDINSSQSSDEIVKYSPENETAVEDDEEQFEHLERMETRTTLRRASFVSFSHNYEDDEDETVVKRTGQEAEVGAQGEVKLGVYLEYFKACNYSYVALYVICFACNITASISANYVLKTWSEQNMSAGHNVNPILFLSFYATLGISGGFFTLLGAMVIWTYCVVSGSKYFHDKMARSVLRSPMSFFETTPTGRIINRFADDINVLDQQIIWSCMGAVEHVLQAFGLISVIVYNLPLMFIIIAVLLYVYNQVRGYFIPSSRELKRLASAKKSPVFSHLQESVSGAETIRAYGQEERFKFQNTNNVDSLVRVTFTNLCCNRWLSMRLQSISAVIVYACTLLILASLGAKKQLSSGLVGFIMINALSITGVLNAIIRYWADIETKSVSIERIIEYCNLTPEAEEVVEGNRPPQDWPATGAISFKNYTTRYRKNLDPVLNDITIDIKPQEKIGIVGRTGAGKSTLSLAIFRIIEATGGHIEIDGINTSEIGLYDLRHKLNIIPQDAHAIEGSIRSNLDPFDEHSDDELWKVLELAHLKEHVQSMKTKKEVDEDDKKEETSENADDFDVGLAAKVQEGGSNLSSGQRQLLALARSLLNPSRVLILDEATAAVDVQTDKIIQETIRSEFNNKTILTIAHRLETILDSDRVLVLDRGQVKEFDSPKALLSDESSIFYSLCKEGGYLKDIDL comes from the exons CGTCCATTATACGATCCCCACCAGAATACCATCAACCCATGCTTTCTAGGATCTGTCAATGTGGTGTTCTCTGCCATTGTAGGTCTCATTGCCGTTTTCCAGATATTCAACCTACTCTGGAACAATAAGCATGGTCCCTACAGAATCAAATATTCGTTCGGTTCTCCTTTTGGGCTCAAAAGCGTTGGTATTTACCATCTTGTGAAAATTAACTCAATTATATTGCAATTCGTGTTGATCTTGCTGTTGACCATATTGACATACACAGGTGAAAACGTCAAGTCGTTCGGCTTAGTATTGAATACTTTCTTACTCGCAGCCGTAGTGCTACCATTGCATATCGTGGAAGTAACCAGATCTGTGATACCCAGTGCCTCCTTGTTGCTCTACTGGGTTGGTTCCACTTTCTACGACTTTGTCGTCGTACTCCAGGACTCTTTCTCTACACAAAAGGTTTACATTCCCTCAGAGAATAAACCTCTAGCTTCTATCATTTACGTGCTAGAACTAGCCATTTTATTGAATTCTGCTTTGGTTCTTGTATTTGAGCTTTCTCTCTACAAGCCATCGGTGGAATTGGTTGACTACTTCAACTTAAACGACTGGGATGTCTCTTCAGtaagaaacttcttctcagAATTGGGGTTCTTCTGGTTAAGAGATACCATCCAAGACATCCACGAAACAAACACAGTTTCCTTTGATGAAATTCCTCCAAGTCCTATcgt AGACAGAAAACTCAAAAAAATCGCCAATCCTAGCGAAGATGATTTGAAACTCCCTCACTTCTCAATGTTCTTGCTCTTATTCAAAATTCACTGGGCTATATTGTTAAGAGGGTTTATTGTCGATTCATTGGAAATGATTTTCAGTTTTGGTCAAGCTTTCTTGTTCCAAAGATTCATCTTATACTTCACCAATGCAAGCTCTGCAAACACGGAAAACGGGCAAGGCGAACCTCTTATTGTAGGCTTTGCTATCGCTACtgccattttcttttgtgCTGTAGGTAGATTCATCAGTTTCAACCAGTTCTTCGTTTGTTACTTTGTTGTTAGAAGTAAGTTGCAATCGTCTTTAATCGGGTTCGTCTACAACAAGGCAATTCGCTTATCACAGGAATCCAGAAAGGGCAAATCTACTGGTGATATTGTCAACAATCTTTCTGTAGATGTTTTTGAAGTCAGTGAATTACCcagacttgttgaagctgCCACAATGCCATTCAGATTAGTTTTCTCATTGCTTGCTTTATACAAAATTATGGGTCCCGCAAGTTATTCGGGTTTCGTTGTCGCTGCCATCTTAGTGCCTATCAGTAGTAAAGTGAGTTCTTCTATCTGGACCCTTTACAATGAAAGTATGAAGATAAGAGATGAAAGAACCCGCTTGACAACTGAAATTTTGAACTCCATCAAAAGTATCAAGTTATACTCGTGGGAGAAGCCAATGTTGAGTAGATTATTCTCCATCAGAAACGACCGTGAATTAGTATATGCCAAGAAGATTGGAATTTTCAATGCTGCTGCCACCTTCTTATGGTCTTGTATCCCATTCATGGTGTCTTGTGCTTGTTTGGTAACATTTGCAGTTCTTTCCAAGGCTCCGTTAGTTCCATCTGTTGTCTTCCCTGCTTTGACCTTATTCGAGATTTTGGCGGAGCCAATTTTACTTCTTCCCGATCTCTTTTCTCAAGTAGTGGAAATGAATGTTTccttgaagagattgagaGAGTTGTTCTTATTGGAGGAGTTGGACGCTGATATCATTGAAAGAACTGACAATTCCCTTTCCAAAAATGACAGCGCTATTGAAATTAAAAATTCGACATTCCTTTGGAGCACTGAACcaaaaattgaaagcaCTGATCCAGAAAGCGTCGTTGAATCTGAGGGCCCTTCAAATATTGCTCTTGATAACATTAACTTTGAAGCCAAAAAGGGACAGTTGACTTGCGTAGTGGGAAGAGTTGGAAGTGGAAAGACTACCCTTCTCAGATCAATCCTTGGAGAAGTCCCTGCTCAAAAGAATGCTGATACTTCAATCAAAGTCAATGGCTCAATTGCATACTGTGCTCAAAGTCCTTGGATCATGAATGCTACCGTAAAGGCTAACATTTTGTTTGGATGCAAATTTAACAAGGTCTTTTACGATCGTACAGTTGAAGCTTGTCAATTGACGAGCGACTTTGAAGTATTACCAGATGGTGACAGAACTGTCGTTGGTGAAAAGGGTATTTCCTTGAGTGGTGGTCAAAAGGCAAGAATTGCCCTCGCAAGAGCCGTTTACTCAAGAGCCGATGTTTGcattcttgatgatgttttATCTGCTGTTGATGCTCATGTTGGTAAGAACATTACTAAGTTAGTTTTGGGACCCGAAGGTCTTTTGGCATCTAAAACTGTGGTTTTGGCAACCAACGCTGTTAATGTCTTGCACCAAGCCCATGAAATTGttctcttgaagaaaggGAAAATTACTGAAAGGGGAAACTATGACGAGGTTATGGCCAGAAAATCCGATTTGGCTGCTTTAATCGAAGAATATG atgattctAAAGATGATATTAAAGGAAATGCGGATGTTCATGTGGCATCAACAGATATAAACTCCTCACAATCCAGTGATGAAATTGTAAAGTATTCTccagaaaatgaaactgCCGtcgaagatgacgaagaacAATTTGAACACCTAGAAAGAATggaaacaagaacaacCCTTCGAAGAGCTAGTTTTGTTTCCTTCAGCCATAATTATGaggatgatgaagacgaaacAGTTGTTAAACGAACAGGtcaagaagctgaagtAGGGGCTCAAGGTGAAGTAAAATTGGGAGTTTACTTGGAATACTTCAAGGCCTGCAATTATTCATATGTTGCACTTTACGTCATCTGTTTTGCTTGTAATATAACTGCTAGTATTCTGGCCAATTATGTATTGAAGACATGGTCAGAGCAGAATATGAGTGCCGGACATAATGTCAATCCtattttgttcttgtccTTCTATGCAACCTTAGGTATTTCTGGTGGATTCTTCACTTTGTTGGGTGCTATGGTTATATGGACTTACTGTGTTGTTAGTGGTTCCAAGTATTTCCACGATAAAATGGCCAGAAGCGTGTTAAGGTCACCAATGTCCTTCTTTGAAACAACTCCAACCGGTCGTATTATTAATAGATTTGCCGACGATATCAATGTTCTTGATCAGCAGATTATTTGGTCTTGTATGGGTGCGGTTGAACATGTCCTTCAGGCATTTGGTTTAATTTCAGTCATTGTATACAATCTTCCACTCATGTTTATTATCATTGCTGTCTTGCTTTACGTTTACAACCAAGTTAGAGGATATTTTATTCCATCTTCGAGAGAACTTAAGAGATTAGCAAGTGCCAAAAAGAGTCCTGTCTTCTCACACTTGCAGGAGTCTGTTAGTGGAGCTGAAACTATCAGAGCTTAtggccaagaagaaaggttcaagttccagaacACGAACAATGTTGACAGTTTGGTTCGTGTAACATTTACTAACCTTTGCTGCAATAGATGGTTGTCCATGAGGTTGCAGAGTATATCTGCAGTTATAGTGTATGCCTGTACGTTACTCATTTTGGCTTCTTTAGGTGccaagaagcaattgagtTCTGGTTTGGTTGGTTTCATTATGATTAATGCCTTGAGTATCACTGGTGTATTGAATGCTATTATTAGATATTGGGCTGATATTGAAACAAAATCGGTTTCTATTGAAAGAATCATTGAATATTGCAACTTGACCCCAGAAGCTGAAGAGGTAGTCGAGGGAAATAGACCTCCTCAAGACTGGCCAGCAACTGGAGCTATCTCTTTTAAGAATTACACAACCAGATATAGAAAGAACTTGGATCCAGTTTTGAATGACATCACCATCGACATTAAACCACAGGAAAAGATTGGTATTGTCGGCAGAACTGGAGCTGGTAAGTCAACTCTTTCATTAGCAATCTTCAGAATTATCGAAGCAACTGGGGGCCATATCGAAATCGATGGTATAAATACCAGTGAAATTGGTCTCTACGATTTACGTCATAAACTTAATATTATCCCTCAGGATGCTCATGCAATTGAGGGATCTATCAGACTGAATTTGGATCCTTTTGACGAACATAGTGATGACGAACTCTGGAAAGTTTTGGAATTAGCACACTTGAAAGAACACGTCCAATCcatgaaaacgaagaaggaagtagacgaagatgacaagaaagaagaaacctccGAGAATGCTGATGACTTCGATGTTGGACTTGCTGCTAAAGTGCAAGAAGGTGGCTCCAACTTATCTTCGGGCCAAAGACAACTTTTGGCCCTTGCAAGATCCTTATTAAATCCTTCAAGGGTTCTTATTTTAGATGAGgctactgctgctgttgacGTACAGACAGATAAGATTATCCAGGAAACGATCAGATCAGAATTTAACAACAAGACTATTTTGACCATTGCTCACAGACTTGAAACCATCCTCGATAGTGATAGAGTTCTTGTTTTGGATAGAGGTCAAGTTAAGGAATTCGACTCTCCAAAGGCATTGTTGTCGGATGAATCTTCAATCTTCTACTCCTTGTGCAAAGAAGGGGGATATCTCAAAGATATTGACTTATAG